One window of Streptomyces sp. FIT100 genomic DNA carries:
- a CDS encoding crotonase/enoyl-CoA hydratase family protein, translating to MSEKSAVRVERDGPVFTVILDRPEVRNAVDGPTAARLADAFRQFEAAEDASVAVLWGEGGTFCAGADLKAVGTGRGNAVRAEGDGPMGPTRMRLSKPVIAAVAGHAVAGGLELALWCDLRVAEEDAVFGVFCRRWGVPLVDGGTVRLPRLIGESRAMDMILTGRPVPAPEAYGMGLANRLVPPGEARGAAERLAHEIAAFPQLCLRHDRLSVREQHGLDEPDALAAEHRHGMVPLTAGETQRGADRFSRGAGRHGAFAD from the coding sequence ATGAGTGAGAAGTCCGCGGTACGGGTCGAACGCGACGGCCCCGTCTTCACCGTGATCCTCGACCGCCCCGAGGTCCGCAACGCCGTGGACGGCCCGACGGCCGCCCGGCTCGCGGACGCCTTCCGACAGTTCGAGGCAGCCGAGGACGCGTCCGTCGCCGTGCTGTGGGGCGAGGGCGGCACCTTCTGCGCAGGCGCCGACCTCAAGGCTGTCGGCACCGGGCGCGGCAACGCGGTGCGGGCCGAGGGCGACGGTCCGATGGGCCCCACCCGGATGCGGCTGAGCAAGCCGGTCATCGCCGCCGTCGCCGGGCACGCGGTCGCCGGCGGACTGGAGCTGGCGCTCTGGTGCGATCTCCGGGTCGCCGAGGAGGACGCGGTGTTCGGGGTGTTCTGCCGTCGCTGGGGCGTACCGCTGGTGGACGGCGGCACGGTGCGGCTGCCGCGGCTCATCGGCGAGAGCCGCGCGATGGACATGATCCTGACGGGCCGCCCCGTCCCGGCTCCGGAGGCGTACGGGATGGGGCTGGCCAACCGCCTTGTCCCGCCCGGGGAGGCCCGCGGCGCGGCGGAGCGACTGGCCCACGAGATCGCCGCGTTCCCCCAGCTCTGCCTGCGGCACGACCGGCTCTCCGTACGCGAGCAGCACGGCCTGGACGAGCCGGACGCGCTGGCCGCCGAGCACCGGCACGGCATGGTCCCGCTCACCGCCGGCGAGACCCAGCGGGGCGCCGACCGCTTCTCCCGCGGCGCCGGCCGGCACGGCGCGTTCGCCGACTGA
- a CDS encoding TetR-like C-terminal domain-containing protein yields MKGLLDAVTAYGFERYLAGKQSLTATEDPVEDLRRGWDLHIDFGLTHPSFYVLMYGAVRPGERPAAAEEAYAVLVGMLERVARAGRLRVPVATAAQMVQAASVGVALALITDPAGGRGGDLSARTRDIVLSALTTGPRPADGPDTPAARAIALAAVLPDTGEALSPGEAALLREWLQRLAAMEAAAVADTGTSV; encoded by the coding sequence GTGAAGGGGCTGCTGGACGCCGTCACGGCGTACGGGTTCGAGCGCTATCTGGCGGGCAAGCAGTCGCTCACGGCCACCGAGGACCCGGTCGAGGACCTGCGCCGCGGCTGGGACCTGCACATCGACTTCGGTCTGACCCACCCGTCGTTCTACGTGCTGATGTACGGCGCCGTACGCCCCGGTGAGCGCCCCGCGGCCGCGGAGGAGGCCTACGCGGTGCTCGTCGGCATGCTGGAACGGGTCGCCCGGGCGGGCCGGCTGCGCGTACCGGTCGCCACCGCCGCGCAGATGGTCCAGGCCGCCAGTGTCGGCGTCGCCCTCGCCCTGATCACGGATCCGGCCGGGGGCCGGGGCGGCGACCTGTCCGCGCGCACCCGCGACATCGTGCTGAGCGCCCTCACCACCGGGCCCCGGCCGGCGGACGGCCCGGACACCCCCGCCGCGCGGGCCATCGCCCTCGCCGCCGTACTGCCGGATACCGGCGAGGCTCTGTCACCGGGCGAGGCCGCACTGCTGCGCGAATGGCTCCAGCGCCTCGCGGCGATGGAGGCGGCGGCGGTCGCGGACACCGGCACCTCCGTCTAG
- a CDS encoding DUF2470 domain-containing protein, which produces MSLTAARVPVPSSAERIRTVLTGATSLTLTTHRRIYDLIDAHTVTPKGQLRLHPPADSPLASEVACAPRGALAALLHFTDIAPTAVRDRVRARVTLSGWLSPAGPDDPSGTDHASGTDTEGDGASEGYALRLDTARATIEAGETGATVGLDEVILAEADPLAREEAALLTHLTDDHADLVARLAALAGPRPMNDTLRVTPFALDRYGITLRYEYARGHGDLRIAFPAPLTRAEQLGERIHQLLTAAHGCPHDRRRLSH; this is translated from the coding sequence ATGAGCCTCACAGCAGCCCGCGTGCCCGTGCCGAGCAGCGCGGAGCGCATCCGTACGGTGCTCACCGGCGCGACCTCGCTGACCCTGACCACCCACCGCCGGATCTACGACCTCATCGATGCGCACACGGTCACCCCCAAGGGGCAGTTGCGGCTCCACCCGCCGGCCGACAGCCCGCTGGCGTCCGAGGTCGCGTGCGCACCGCGCGGCGCCCTGGCCGCGCTGCTGCACTTCACCGACATCGCCCCCACCGCCGTACGGGACCGGGTGCGCGCCCGGGTCACCCTGTCGGGCTGGCTCTCCCCCGCCGGTCCGGACGATCCGTCCGGCACGGACCACGCCTCCGGCACGGACACCGAGGGCGACGGCGCATCCGAGGGCTACGCGCTGCGCCTCGACACCGCCCGCGCCACCATCGAAGCGGGCGAGACCGGCGCCACCGTCGGGCTCGACGAGGTCATCCTGGCCGAGGCCGACCCCCTGGCCCGCGAGGAGGCCGCACTGCTGACGCATCTCACCGACGACCACGCCGACCTGGTCGCCCGGCTCGCCGCGCTGGCCGGCCCGCGCCCGATGAACGACACCCTCCGCGTCACCCCCTTCGCGCTCGACCGCTACGGGATCACACTGCGCTACGAGTACGCCCGCGGCCACGGCGACCTGCGCATCGCGTTCCCGGCTCCACTGACGCGCGCCGAACAGCTCGGCGAGCGCATCCACCAGCTGCTCACCGCCGCCCACGGCTGCCCGCACGACCGCCGCCGGTTGAGCCACTAG
- a CDS encoding SDR family NAD(P)-dependent oxidoreductase: MSTTPTHVVLVTGAATGIGNLTARTLADAGHTVYASMRDPHGRNADRSKAMVEHAAAGPGALHVIELDVLCQESAERAADAITEAEGRLDAVVHNAGRLVVGVTEAFSAQEVLHVLDTNAVGALRVNRAVLPHFRARGAGLLLYVGSVTSRINSPFQGPYVAAKAALDALAQATAFETVRYGIDTSIVMPGAFTDGTDHFAAAAGPADREREAAYDRLAGLPEQLAARLDTLVPAGTAVDPGTVADEVARILALPAGTRPFRSVVDFQHHGAEQINEVAERMQADLMNRMGIGDLHR, from the coding sequence ATGTCCACCACCCCGACCCACGTCGTACTCGTCACCGGAGCCGCCACCGGCATCGGCAATCTGACCGCCCGTACGCTCGCCGACGCGGGCCACACCGTCTACGCCTCCATGCGCGACCCCCACGGCCGCAACGCCGACCGCTCCAAGGCCATGGTGGAACACGCTGCGGCGGGCCCCGGCGCCCTGCACGTCATCGAACTGGACGTGCTCTGCCAGGAGTCCGCCGAGCGGGCCGCCGACGCGATCACCGAGGCCGAAGGTCGGCTGGACGCGGTCGTCCACAACGCGGGCCGCCTTGTCGTCGGCGTCACCGAAGCCTTCTCCGCCCAGGAGGTCCTGCACGTCCTCGACACCAACGCGGTCGGCGCCCTGCGCGTCAACCGCGCCGTCCTGCCGCACTTCCGCGCCCGCGGCGCGGGCCTGCTGCTGTACGTCGGCAGCGTGACCAGTCGTATCAACTCGCCCTTCCAGGGCCCGTACGTCGCCGCCAAGGCGGCCCTGGACGCGCTGGCCCAGGCCACCGCGTTCGAGACGGTCCGCTACGGCATCGACACGAGCATCGTGATGCCCGGCGCCTTCACCGACGGGACGGACCACTTCGCCGCCGCGGCGGGCCCCGCCGACCGGGAGCGGGAGGCCGCGTACGACCGACTGGCGGGCCTGCCCGAGCAGTTGGCCGCCCGCTTGGACACCCTGGTCCCCGCAGGCACCGCCGTCGACCCGGGGACCGTCGCCGACGAGGTCGCCCGCATCCTCGCCCTCCCCGCCGGCACTCGCCCCTTCCGCAGCGTCGTCGACTTCCAGCACCACGGGGCCGAGCAGATCAACGAGGTCGCCGAACGCATGCAGGCCGACCTCATGAACCGGATGGGCATCGGCGACCTGCACCGATGA
- a CDS encoding SpoIIE family protein phosphatase, translating into MGASDVTHSSAGHGGRTARDRARVVLDAHGVVTGWSAAAERLFGHTAGAVVGRPAAGLLAAAGEPGAAAEGVVHVRHSDGRAVTCRLGVRPAPGPGAEPHWEVTLVPADLGAPAEDLRAPADLGDVGDVGAPADLGDVRDLPDRSEMPAPDLGTRPASDPASDEEVDRALLEALFTQSPIGLFVLDPELRLIRFNNAAQGMRGTPAAEALGKRPSEVWPDFSSELTERVMGHVLATGESAIGFEKRGRPPEDPGREHVYAASAFRLRDRDGRVLGAADAVVDVTDRHLAQQRLALLAEGGARIGSTLDVLRTAQELVDVAVPRLADTAAIEVLESVLAGEELAPGPVAPGAVLRRAASRSIRSDAPPGVYEVGEVSTLPVAAPSNQALADLQPRLVSPVRSDSEWVLRDPVRGRRMLEEQVHSLMLVPLVTQNQVLGLAAFYRWGQQGPFDDNDLTLATELGRRTAVCMDNARRYLRERNSLVALQRSLLPGELPHHHGVEVAHDYVHAGAGGDWVDVVPLSGARVALVAGSVPGRGVRTAAAMGRLRAAVHTLSDLDLEPDELLARLDDLVRRLARDEGSVDDGPEDVLGGPAWERASGTRTPPVGEGAGCSCLYVVYDPITQSACMAAAGHPGPVVAFPDGSVESLDLPVAAPLGRPGPLFEKTEIELPEGSTLALYTPGLLQAQQGEAGKTRLAELLARAPGSVHEVSRMVTDALVPSTAQEDAAVLVARTHALGPGRVASWDLPSDPAVVSTARSLVTHQLESWALDEAVFTTELIASELVTNAIRYAKAPVRLRLIRDQVLTCEVSDGSSTAPRLRHARTTDEGGRGLLLVAQCSERWGTRYTESGKTIWAEQSVEDAV; encoded by the coding sequence ATGGGCGCATCCGACGTCACGCACAGCAGTGCCGGACACGGCGGGCGCACGGCGCGGGACCGGGCTCGGGTCGTGCTCGACGCGCATGGCGTGGTGACGGGATGGAGCGCTGCGGCCGAGAGGCTGTTCGGGCACACGGCCGGTGCGGTGGTGGGCCGTCCCGCGGCCGGGCTGCTGGCGGCGGCCGGGGAGCCGGGCGCCGCGGCGGAGGGTGTCGTCCACGTACGGCACAGTGACGGCCGGGCGGTGACCTGCCGGCTCGGGGTCCGCCCCGCGCCGGGCCCGGGCGCCGAGCCGCACTGGGAGGTGACGCTGGTTCCGGCGGACCTGGGGGCTCCCGCGGAGGACCTGAGGGCTCCGGCGGACCTGGGCGACGTGGGGGATGTAGGGGCTCCGGCGGACCTGGGGGACGTGCGGGACCTGCCGGACCGGTCCGAGATGCCGGCCCCGGACCTGGGGACCCGGCCGGCGTCGGACCCGGCATCGGACGAGGAGGTCGACCGGGCGCTGCTGGAGGCGCTGTTCACCCAGTCCCCGATCGGGCTCTTCGTACTCGACCCGGAGCTGCGGCTCATCCGCTTCAACAACGCCGCCCAGGGGATGCGGGGCACCCCGGCCGCCGAGGCGCTCGGAAAGCGCCCCTCCGAGGTGTGGCCCGATTTCAGCTCCGAGCTCACGGAACGGGTGATGGGCCATGTGCTCGCCACCGGTGAGAGCGCGATCGGCTTCGAGAAGCGCGGGCGGCCCCCCGAGGACCCCGGCCGCGAGCACGTCTATGCGGCCTCCGCCTTCCGGCTCCGGGACCGGGACGGCCGCGTCCTGGGGGCCGCCGACGCGGTGGTGGACGTCACCGACCGCCATCTGGCCCAGCAGCGGCTCGCCCTGCTCGCCGAGGGCGGCGCCCGCATCGGGTCGACGCTCGACGTGCTGCGAACGGCCCAGGAGCTGGTCGATGTGGCGGTGCCGCGGCTGGCCGACACGGCCGCGATCGAGGTCCTGGAGTCCGTACTCGCGGGCGAGGAACTCGCCCCCGGGCCGGTGGCGCCCGGTGCGGTGCTGCGCCGGGCGGCCTCCCGTTCCATCCGCTCCGACGCGCCGCCCGGCGTGTACGAGGTCGGCGAGGTGAGCACGCTCCCGGTTGCCGCGCCGTCCAACCAGGCGCTCGCCGACCTCCAGCCGCGGCTGGTCAGCCCGGTGCGGTCGGACAGCGAGTGGGTGCTCCGCGACCCGGTCCGCGGCCGCCGGATGCTGGAGGAGCAGGTCCACTCGCTGATGCTCGTACCGCTCGTCACCCAGAACCAGGTCCTCGGCCTCGCGGCCTTCTACCGCTGGGGGCAGCAAGGGCCGTTCGACGACAACGACCTCACCCTGGCCACGGAGCTCGGCCGCCGCACTGCCGTGTGCATGGACAACGCCCGGCGGTACCTGCGCGAGCGCAACTCCCTCGTAGCGCTGCAACGCAGCCTGCTGCCGGGGGAACTGCCGCACCACCACGGGGTGGAGGTGGCGCACGACTACGTGCACGCGGGCGCGGGCGGCGACTGGGTCGACGTCGTCCCGCTGTCGGGTGCCCGGGTGGCCCTCGTGGCCGGCAGCGTCCCGGGCCGCGGCGTGCGCACCGCCGCGGCGATGGGGCGCCTCCGCGCCGCCGTGCACACGCTGTCCGACCTGGACCTGGAGCCCGACGAACTCCTCGCCCGCCTCGACGACTTGGTACGCCGCCTCGCCAGGGACGAGGGCTCGGTGGACGACGGCCCCGAGGACGTACTCGGCGGACCCGCGTGGGAAAGGGCGTCCGGGACGCGGACGCCCCCGGTGGGGGAGGGCGCGGGATGCAGCTGCCTGTACGTGGTCTACGACCCCATCACCCAGTCCGCCTGCATGGCCGCCGCCGGGCATCCCGGGCCGGTCGTCGCCTTCCCGGACGGCTCGGTGGAGAGCCTGGATCTGCCCGTCGCGGCGCCGCTCGGCCGGCCCGGACCGCTGTTCGAGAAGACGGAGATCGAACTGCCGGAGGGCTCGACGCTCGCCCTCTACACCCCGGGGCTGCTCCAGGCGCAGCAGGGCGAGGCCGGCAAGACGCGGCTCGCGGAGCTGCTCGCCAGGGCGCCGGGCTCCGTGCACGAGGTCTCGCGCATGGTGACCGACGCGCTCGTTCCCTCCACGGCGCAGGAGGACGCGGCGGTGCTGGTCGCCCGTACGCACGCCCTGGGCCCGGGCAGGGTCGCGTCGTGGGACCTGCCGAGCGATCCGGCCGTCGTCTCCACGGCCCGGTCGCTCGTCACGCATCAGCTCGAATCCTGGGCGCTGGACGAGGCGGTGTTCACGACCGAGCTCATCGCCAGCGAGCTCGTCACCAACGCCATCCGGTACGCCAAGGCGCCCGTACGGCTGCGCCTGATCCGTGATCAGGTGCTGACCTGCGAGGTGTCGGACGGCAGCAGCACGGCGCCGCGGCTGCGGCACGCGCGGACCACGGACGAGGGCGGCCGCGGGCTGCTCCTCGTCGCGCAGTGCTCGGAGCGCTGGGGCACCCGCTACACGGAGAGCGGCAAGACGATCTGGGCCGAGCAGAGCGTGGAGGACGCGGTGTGA
- a CDS encoding S1 family peptidase, protein MRHARRNLQRIARLAAVGGLLWGSLMVSGAMAGEPSAPGTGASTTSGPPDPAAALVARLGTDRTAGSWTRADGRPVVAVTDTDAAAEVRRAGAEAEVVRHSTDRLRAATDALGAAPRVPGTAWSVEYASNEVVVHADSTVSAADWSRLSGLAESIGAFVRMERAPGAFTTRLNGAAPMFAENSRCSAGFNVTDGRRAFILTAGHCGSAGTVWSGGRRRAGQLGTTVASSFPGDDFSLVRYEDGESVDGTVPGIVEIGGGQGVRIVGAAEAVVGRQVFRSGSTTGLRTGRVTAVNATVNYPEGTVTGLIETTVCAEPGDSGGPLFAQGLALGVTSGGNGDCTTGGVTYFQPVTEAMAALGVSLAGQAPAGADGPDPGRTEPSAPADPPSSAAAVPPAAGGEGGTGTAGAAGGGAAVQPPAGASGPGIVTDIAAGLGPLGAVAPGIGVIGVSLILLIASRWIKSAQGRRNYRDYYSRTWA, encoded by the coding sequence ATGAGGCATGCACGACGGAACCTCCAGCGGATCGCGCGGCTGGCGGCCGTCGGCGGGCTGCTCTGGGGCTCGCTGATGGTCTCCGGCGCCATGGCCGGCGAGCCGTCCGCGCCGGGGACGGGCGCGAGCACGACCTCGGGGCCTCCCGACCCGGCCGCGGCCCTCGTCGCGCGGCTCGGGACCGACCGCACCGCGGGCAGCTGGACCCGCGCCGACGGCCGCCCGGTCGTCGCCGTGACGGACACGGACGCGGCGGCGGAGGTTCGGCGGGCCGGGGCGGAGGCGGAAGTCGTCCGCCACAGCACGGACCGGCTCCGCGCCGCGACCGACGCCCTGGGCGCGGCGCCGCGCGTGCCCGGCACCGCCTGGTCGGTGGAGTACGCGTCCAACGAGGTCGTGGTGCACGCCGACAGCACCGTCTCGGCCGCCGACTGGTCGCGCCTGTCCGGCCTCGCCGAGAGCATCGGCGCCTTCGTACGGATGGAACGCGCCCCGGGCGCCTTCACCACCCGGCTGAACGGCGCCGCCCCGATGTTCGCCGAGAACAGCCGCTGCTCCGCGGGGTTCAACGTGACCGACGGCCGGCGCGCGTTCATTCTCACCGCCGGGCACTGCGGCTCCGCCGGCACCGTCTGGTCCGGCGGCCGTCGCCGGGCCGGGCAGCTGGGCACCACCGTCGCGAGCAGCTTCCCGGGCGACGACTTCTCCCTCGTCCGGTACGAGGACGGCGAATCCGTCGACGGGACGGTCCCCGGCATCGTGGAGATCGGCGGCGGCCAGGGCGTGCGGATCGTCGGCGCGGCCGAAGCCGTCGTCGGCCGGCAGGTGTTCCGCAGCGGCAGCACGACGGGGTTGCGCACCGGGCGGGTGACCGCGGTGAACGCCACGGTCAACTACCCCGAGGGCACCGTCACCGGCCTGATCGAGACCACGGTCTGTGCCGAACCCGGCGACAGCGGCGGCCCGTTGTTCGCGCAAGGGCTGGCGCTCGGCGTGACATCGGGCGGCAACGGCGACTGTACGACCGGGGGCGTCACGTACTTCCAGCCGGTCACCGAGGCGATGGCGGCCCTCGGCGTGAGCCTGGCCGGGCAGGCACCCGCCGGAGCGGACGGCCCCGACCCGGGCCGTACGGAGCCGTCGGCCCCGGCGGATCCGCCGTCGAGCGCCGCGGCCGTGCCGCCGGCCGCGGGAGGCGAGGGAGGGACGGGAACAGCGGGAGCAGCGGGAGGGGGAGCGGCAGTACAGCCGCCCGCAGGGGCGAGCGGACCGGGCATCGTCACCGACATCGCCGCCGGACTGGGCCCGCTCGGCGCCGTCGCTCCGGGCATCGGCGTCATCGGCGTCAGCCTGATCCTGCTGATCGCCAGCCGCTGGATCAAGTCGGCCCAGGGCCGCAGGAACTACCGCGACTACTACTCCCGGACCTGGGCCTGA
- a CDS encoding ABC transporter substrate-binding protein: MTPASAHTPTAPTRRRLLAAAGGLAVAPLLAACGSDAASSRSKSGESTGTWTFKDDRGRTVRLGKRPERIVAFVSTAAALHDYGVECTGVFGPSKPVDGKPNPQAGTLDVSKLTSVGQAWGEFGIEAYAKLDPDLLVSNMFPAPDLWFVPQESLKKIEALAPTVGISVARTSLLQPLRRTAELAESLGADLAAQQATAAKARFERAAETLRQAARANRGLKVLAMTGDPDNMYVAVPGSYCDLAYFKELGVEFVEGKKSDEWGFWEFLSWENAGKYHADLIMIDNRSTSMQAEDLAKKPTWRGLPAVKAGQTVPWSMEERYSYAGYAPVLERLAAAITGAKRLPA; encoded by the coding sequence ATGACGCCCGCCAGTGCCCACACCCCGACCGCCCCCACCCGCCGGCGCCTGCTGGCCGCGGCGGGCGGTCTCGCCGTCGCCCCGCTGCTCGCCGCCTGCGGGAGCGATGCCGCGTCGTCCCGGTCCAAGTCCGGGGAGAGCACGGGCACCTGGACGTTCAAGGACGACCGCGGCCGGACGGTCAGGCTCGGCAAGCGGCCGGAACGGATCGTCGCCTTCGTCAGTACGGCGGCGGCCCTGCACGACTACGGGGTCGAGTGCACGGGCGTCTTCGGCCCCAGCAAGCCGGTCGACGGCAAGCCCAATCCGCAGGCGGGCACGCTGGACGTGTCGAAGCTGACCAGCGTCGGCCAGGCGTGGGGCGAATTCGGCATCGAGGCGTACGCGAAGCTCGACCCCGACCTGCTCGTCAGCAACATGTTCCCGGCGCCCGACCTCTGGTTCGTGCCGCAGGAGAGCCTCAAGAAGATCGAGGCGCTCGCCCCCACGGTCGGCATCAGCGTCGCCCGCACCTCCCTCCTCCAGCCGCTGCGCCGCACCGCCGAGCTCGCGGAGTCCCTCGGCGCCGACCTCGCCGCCCAGCAGGCGACCGCCGCCAAGGCCCGCTTCGAGCGGGCGGCCGAGACGTTGCGGCAGGCCGCACGGGCCAACCGCGGACTCAAGGTCCTCGCGATGACCGGCGACCCCGACAACATGTACGTCGCCGTCCCCGGCTCGTACTGCGACCTGGCCTACTTCAAGGAGCTCGGCGTCGAGTTCGTCGAGGGCAAGAAGTCCGACGAGTGGGGCTTCTGGGAGTTCCTCAGCTGGGAGAACGCCGGCAAGTACCACGCCGACCTGATCATGATCGACAACCGCTCGACCTCGATGCAGGCCGAGGACCTCGCCAAGAAGCCCACCTGGCGCGGCCTGCCGGCCGTCAAGGCCGGGCAGACCGTGCCCTGGTCGATGGAGGAGCGCTACAGCTACGCCGGCTACGCACCTGTCCTCGAACGCCTCGCCGCCGCGATCACCGGAGCGAAGCGCCTCCCGGCCTAG
- a CDS encoding HAD-IIA family hydrolase has protein sequence MQRVRAVLIDIDGVLTVSWRPLPGAVEAMRRLRDTGVPLALVTNTTSRTRASIAAALAEAGFPVTADDILTAPAVTAAYLTEHAPGARCLLLNSGDIREDFAGIHLVDPDDDGTAGDGTAPDVVVVGGAGPEFGYAALNRAFAHLQRGARLVAMHRNLYWRTDTGLQLDTGAFLLGLERAARVEAEVTGKPAEAFFATAVERLGCAMGDALMVGDDIESDVLAAQRHGLTGVLVRTGKYLPETHRAASGAPDHVLDSFADLPALLD, from the coding sequence ATGCAACGCGTCAGGGCGGTCCTCATCGACATCGACGGCGTGCTCACCGTCTCCTGGCGGCCGCTGCCGGGAGCCGTCGAGGCGATGCGGCGCCTGCGCGACACCGGCGTCCCCCTGGCGCTGGTCACCAACACCACCTCGCGCACCCGGGCTTCGATCGCGGCCGCCCTTGCCGAAGCCGGATTCCCCGTCACGGCCGACGACATCCTCACCGCCCCGGCCGTGACCGCCGCCTACCTCACCGAGCACGCGCCCGGAGCCCGCTGTCTGCTGCTCAACAGCGGTGACATCCGCGAGGACTTCGCGGGCATCCACCTGGTGGACCCCGATGACGACGGGACCGCGGGCGACGGCACGGCGCCGGACGTGGTCGTCGTCGGCGGCGCGGGACCGGAATTCGGCTACGCGGCGCTCAACCGCGCCTTCGCCCATCTCCAGCGCGGCGCCCGCCTCGTCGCCATGCACCGTAATCTGTACTGGCGCACGGACACGGGGCTGCAACTCGACACGGGCGCCTTCCTGCTGGGCCTGGAGCGCGCCGCCCGTGTCGAGGCCGAGGTGACCGGCAAACCCGCGGAGGCGTTCTTCGCCACCGCCGTGGAGCGCCTCGGCTGCGCCATGGGGGACGCCCTCATGGTGGGCGACGACATCGAGTCCGACGTGCTCGCGGCGCAGCGCCACGGGCTCACCGGCGTTCTCGTCAGGACCGGCAAGTACCTGCCCGAGACCCACCGGGCGGCGTCCGGCGCTCCGGACCACGTCCTGGACTCCTTCGCGGACCTCCCCGCTCTCCTGGACTGA
- a CDS encoding universal stress protein, translating into MESPLVIGIDGSPPSLDAVDWAVSEAALRGLPVRLVYASRWQRYEGAVPQDPTERPSEQELIDALVADAVQRARRRDAAVRIATDVLAEDTVMSLVGESRHAAMVVIGSRGRGGLSGLLLGSVSLGVAARAHCPVIVVRGDKAGREGTHGRVLLGVADAGEGADATRFAFREAAKRRSELEAVRAWRRPLREVLRETVGHPRPADDPGAYHAEEAATQIETAVAEGVRDHPGLALRHSAVEGPPHKVLVQRSAAADLVVVGARRRQGHFGLQLGRVAHAVLHHGECPVAVVPEHDVPSTTAAAKEI; encoded by the coding sequence ATGGAGTCACCCCTGGTCATAGGGATAGACGGGTCCCCGCCCAGCCTCGATGCCGTGGACTGGGCGGTGTCCGAGGCCGCCCTCCGCGGCCTCCCGGTCCGCCTGGTGTACGCATCCAGATGGCAGCGGTACGAGGGCGCCGTGCCGCAGGACCCCACCGAGCGCCCGTCCGAGCAGGAGCTCATCGACGCGCTCGTCGCGGACGCCGTGCAACGCGCCCGCCGCCGCGACGCCGCTGTGCGGATCGCCACCGACGTCCTCGCGGAGGACACCGTGATGTCACTGGTCGGCGAGAGCCGGCACGCCGCGATGGTGGTCATCGGATCGCGCGGCAGGGGCGGCCTCTCCGGACTGCTGCTGGGATCGGTGTCGCTGGGCGTGGCGGCCCGGGCGCACTGCCCCGTGATCGTGGTACGCGGCGACAAGGCCGGGCGCGAGGGCACCCACGGCCGCGTCCTGCTCGGCGTCGCCGACGCGGGCGAGGGGGCCGACGCCACCCGTTTCGCCTTCCGGGAGGCCGCCAAGCGGCGCAGCGAACTCGAGGCGGTCCGTGCGTGGCGCCGTCCTCTGCGCGAGGTGCTGCGCGAGACCGTGGGCCATCCGCGGCCGGCCGACGACCCCGGTGCCTACCACGCGGAAGAGGCGGCCACCCAGATCGAGACGGCCGTCGCCGAGGGCGTACGGGATCATCCCGGGCTCGCCCTTCGCCACTCCGCCGTCGAAGGCCCCCCGCACAAGGTGCTGGTGCAGCGCAGCGCGGCGGCCGACCTGGTGGTGGTCGGGGCGCGGCGCCGGCAGGGCCACTTCGGGCTCCAGCTCGGCAGAGTGGCGCACGCGGTGCTCCACCACGGCGAATGCCCCGTCGCCGTGGTCCCGGAGCACGACGTGCCCTCGACCACGGCCGCCGCCAAGGAGATCTAA